One Neodiprion pinetum isolate iyNeoPine1 chromosome 1, iyNeoPine1.2, whole genome shotgun sequence genomic window carries:
- the gfzf gene encoding glutathione S-transferase 1 isoform X2, giving the protein MTADFEKLNPQKEIPVLIDEDLTIGESNAILQYLADKYDGSGTFYPKDPAARAIVNHRLCFNLSTYYRYISEYVMAPIFFAYERTPLGLKKMNIGLSTFDTYLKRSKTTYAAGNTLTIADFPLVTATMCLEAIGYSLSTWSFVESWYNNYKTKHQDLWDIVEGGMQEISYFEKHPPDLSHMDHPIHPVRRQK; this is encoded by the exons ATGACGgctgattttgaaaaa TTGAATCCTCAAAAGGAAATACCAGTGTTAATAGACGAAGATCTCACAATTGGAGAAag CAACGCAATTTTGCAATACCTTGCTGACAAATACGATGGTAGCGGAACATTTTATCCAAAAGATCCTGCAGCACGCGCAATCGTGAATCACAGGCTCTGCTTCAACCTATCTACATATTATCGTTATATTTCCGAATACGTA ATGGCACCGATATTCTTTGCGTACGAGCGGACACCTCTTGGATTAAAAAAGATGAATATCGGCTTGAGTACCTTTGACACATACCTGAAACGTTCAAAGACAACTTATGCCGCTGGAA ATACCTTGACAATCGCCGACTTTCCCCTTGTAACAGCGACAATGTGTTTGGAGGCAATCGGATATTCTTTATCTACATGGTCTTTCGTCGAAAGTTGGTACAACAACTATAAAACAAAACATCAAGACTTGTGGGATATTGTCGAAGGTGGAATGCAGGAGATCAGCTATTTTGAAAAGCATCCTCCTGATCTGTCACATATGGATCATCCTATACATCCGGTTCGCAGACAAAAATGA
- the gfzf gene encoding glutathione S-transferase 1 isoform X1, which produces MKLYSVSDGPPSLACRQALKALKIDYELVNVDFGRGEHMTADFEKLNPQKEIPVLIDEDLTIGESNAILQYLADKYDGSGTFYPKDPAARAIVNHRLCFNLSTYYRYISEYVMAPIFFAYERTPLGLKKMNIGLSTFDTYLKRSKTTYAAGNTLTIADFPLVTATMCLEAIGYSLSTWSFVESWYNNYKTKHQDLWDIVEGGMQEISYFEKHPPDLSHMDHPIHPVRRQK; this is translated from the exons ATGAAGTTGTATTCAGTTTCGGATGGGCCACCGTCTCTTGCTTGCAGACAAGCTCTGAAAGCATTGAAGATTGATTACGAATTGGTCAATGTAGATTTTGGACGAGGTGAACACATGACGgctgattttgaaaaa TTGAATCCTCAAAAGGAAATACCAGTGTTAATAGACGAAGATCTCACAATTGGAGAAag CAACGCAATTTTGCAATACCTTGCTGACAAATACGATGGTAGCGGAACATTTTATCCAAAAGATCCTGCAGCACGCGCAATCGTGAATCACAGGCTCTGCTTCAACCTATCTACATATTATCGTTATATTTCCGAATACGTA ATGGCACCGATATTCTTTGCGTACGAGCGGACACCTCTTGGATTAAAAAAGATGAATATCGGCTTGAGTACCTTTGACACATACCTGAAACGTTCAAAGACAACTTATGCCGCTGGAA ATACCTTGACAATCGCCGACTTTCCCCTTGTAACAGCGACAATGTGTTTGGAGGCAATCGGATATTCTTTATCTACATGGTCTTTCGTCGAAAGTTGGTACAACAACTATAAAACAAAACATCAAGACTTGTGGGATATTGTCGAAGGTGGAATGCAGGAGATCAGCTATTTTGAAAAGCATCCTCCTGATCTGTCACATATGGATCATCCTATACATCCGGTTCGCAGACAAAAATGA